One region of Chrysemys picta bellii isolate R12L10 chromosome 21, ASM1138683v2, whole genome shotgun sequence genomic DNA includes:
- the LOC101952142 gene encoding uncharacterized protein LOC101952142 isoform X1 yields the protein MATEHLQPHLLNRDPLFPPPNETADLPLPNLTPRHQELIPTPCGPIKPWSELSSPVKIYFCVTILSLLSVIGLTTETLVRQTHEDFTISLIQLIGVVFCVYYVTRGILQENRQELIVFVLSILLVMFRSIVNFTVVPAEQKPNVLARFILILLVGSFDVICAIILIQSQSMMAFRVGGALESLQSQYFMLNLCFSMLTFDLQAQLCLCVLLLTSLHKITLLHSIILAIGVFWACLKVTVGIIAILKELKPLVWIFLSQNVPEVANLVYLLYMVIRDWGQELSYALEAAVIIGSCISVAIKSVLFWALLHVYRSFGQGLRERMFSSYGRIDS from the exons ATGGCAACTGAACATCTGCAGCCACATCTCTTAAATAG ggATCCTCTTTTTCCTCCACCAAATGAGACTGCAGACCTTCCACTGCCAAATTTAACACCAAGGCATCAAGAACTTATTCCTACTCCCTGTGGCCCT ATAAAACCTTGGTCAGAATTATCCTCTCCTGTCAAGATCTACTTCTGTGTAACTATCCTCTCTCTGTTGAGTGTAATAGGACTAACCACAGAGACCCTCGTTCGACAGACTCATGAAGATTTCACCATTTCTCTTATACAGTTAATTGGAGTTG TGTTCTGCGTGTACTATGTAACCAGAGGGATCCTGCAGGAGAATCGCCAAGAGCTCATTGTCTTCGTTCTCTCCATCTTGCTGGTGATGTTTCGATCCATTGTCAACTTCACAGTTGTCCCTGCTGAACAAAAGCCAAACGTCCTG GCCCGCTTCATTCTGATCCTCTTGGTTGGATCCTTTGACGTGATCTGCGCCATCATCCTCATTCAGAGTCAAAGCATGATGGCCTTCCGAGTGGGCGGGGCTCTAGAAAGCCTCCAGTCACAGTATTTTATGCTGAACCTCTGTTTTTCCATGTTGACCTTTGATCTCCAGGCGCAG CTCTGCCTTTGTGTTCTGCTGCTAACGAGTCTGCATAAAATCACCCTCCTGCATAGCATCATCCTAGCAATTGGCGTCTTCTGGGCTTGCCTGAAAGTGACCGTGGGCATCATCGCA attttaaaagagcTAAAACCTCTGGTCTGGATTTTTCTGAGTCAGAACGTACCAGAAGTGGCTAATCTCGTCTACCTGCTCTACATG GTGATAAGAGACTGGGGCCAGGAACTTTCCTACGCCCTGGAAGCTGCTGTCATCATTGGCTCTTGCATCTCCGTGGCAATAAAATCTGTTCTGTTCTGGGCACTGCTCCATGTCTATCGCAGCTTTGGGCAGGGGCTGAGAGAGAGAA TGTTTTCTTCCTATGGAAGGATTGATTCCTGA
- the LOC135976999 gene encoding LOW QUALITY PROTEIN: solute carrier family 35 member E2A-like (The sequence of the model RefSeq protein was modified relative to this genomic sequence to represent the inferred CDS: substituted 1 base at 1 genomic stop codon), with protein sequence MPMSSLAXKKREESKWLVHANPPVRTKIRNFSYVNNVAEVESPDINMSSVTNTQTLVDFDPPVLEEKSKGKSLFQLGPLFANRSEKFVIARSDSVPEENVLKITITETTVIESDLGIWNSHALIYLTLWFFFSFCTLFLNKYILSLLEGEPSMLGNYDFHYKLQFQ encoded by the exons ATGCCCATGTCAagtctggcttaaaaaaaaagagaagaaagcaaAT GGTTGGTCCAtgctaaccccccagttcgaactaagattcgcaacttcagctatgtgaataacgtagctgaagtcgaa TCTCCTGACATCAACATGTCGTCTGTAACAAACACTCAGACTCTGGTGGACTTTGATCCTCCTGTCCTTGAGGAAAAGTCAAAGGGGAAATCATTATTTCAGTTGGGCCCCCTCTTTGCTAACAGGAGTGAGAAATTTGTAATTGCCAGGAGTGACAGTGTACCAGAAGAAAATGTACTGAAAATAACCATCACCGAGACTACAGTCATTGAGTCGGACTTGGGCATCTGGAATTCTCATGCTCTGATCTACCTCACATTATGGTTTTTCTTCAGCTTTTGTACCCTTTTTCTTAACAAATACATTCTTTCACTGCTGGAAGGAGAGCCCAGCATGCTAGGTAATTATGATTTTCATTATAAGCTTCAGTTCCAATAA
- the LOC101952142 gene encoding uncharacterized protein LOC101952142 isoform X2: MEPLDNRDPLFPPPNETADLPLPNLTPRHQELIPTPCGPIKPWSELSSPVKIYFCVTILSLLSVIGLTTETLVRQTHEDFTISLIQLIGVVFCVYYVTRGILQENRQELIVFVLSILLVMFRSIVNFTVVPAEQKPNVLARFILILLVGSFDVICAIILIQSQSMMAFRVGGALESLQSQYFMLNLCFSMLTFDLQAQLCLCVLLLTSLHKITLLHSIILAIGVFWACLKVTVGIIAILKELKPLVWIFLSQNVPEVANLVYLLYMVIRDWGQELSYALEAAVIIGSCISVAIKSVLFWALLHVYRSFGQGLRERMFSSYGRIDS; the protein is encoded by the exons ATGGAGCCGCTAGACAACAG ggATCCTCTTTTTCCTCCACCAAATGAGACTGCAGACCTTCCACTGCCAAATTTAACACCAAGGCATCAAGAACTTATTCCTACTCCCTGTGGCCCT ATAAAACCTTGGTCAGAATTATCCTCTCCTGTCAAGATCTACTTCTGTGTAACTATCCTCTCTCTGTTGAGTGTAATAGGACTAACCACAGAGACCCTCGTTCGACAGACTCATGAAGATTTCACCATTTCTCTTATACAGTTAATTGGAGTTG TGTTCTGCGTGTACTATGTAACCAGAGGGATCCTGCAGGAGAATCGCCAAGAGCTCATTGTCTTCGTTCTCTCCATCTTGCTGGTGATGTTTCGATCCATTGTCAACTTCACAGTTGTCCCTGCTGAACAAAAGCCAAACGTCCTG GCCCGCTTCATTCTGATCCTCTTGGTTGGATCCTTTGACGTGATCTGCGCCATCATCCTCATTCAGAGTCAAAGCATGATGGCCTTCCGAGTGGGCGGGGCTCTAGAAAGCCTCCAGTCACAGTATTTTATGCTGAACCTCTGTTTTTCCATGTTGACCTTTGATCTCCAGGCGCAG CTCTGCCTTTGTGTTCTGCTGCTAACGAGTCTGCATAAAATCACCCTCCTGCATAGCATCATCCTAGCAATTGGCGTCTTCTGGGCTTGCCTGAAAGTGACCGTGGGCATCATCGCA attttaaaagagcTAAAACCTCTGGTCTGGATTTTTCTGAGTCAGAACGTACCAGAAGTGGCTAATCTCGTCTACCTGCTCTACATG GTGATAAGAGACTGGGGCCAGGAACTTTCCTACGCCCTGGAAGCTGCTGTCATCATTGGCTCTTGCATCTCCGTGGCAATAAAATCTGTTCTGTTCTGGGCACTGCTCCATGTCTATCGCAGCTTTGGGCAGGGGCTGAGAGAGAGAA TGTTTTCTTCCTATGGAAGGATTGATTCCTGA